Proteins from one Cryptomeria japonica chromosome 4, Sugi_1.0, whole genome shotgun sequence genomic window:
- the LOC131068018 gene encoding receptor protein kinase-like protein ZAR1 codes for MRLWLVWIVLELWFFWGVWSLNSDGLSLLAFKAAMNSDPMHAFIDWNENDAIPCNWTGVSCMTLVGSSDPRVVGLTVTAKGLEGYIPSELGALEFLRRLNLHGNRLNGAIPIQLFNASALHSIFLYENNLTGPIPVEVTRLPRLQNLDLSSNSLSGPIPKDFTNCKQLQRLLLQNNFFTGPIPAGLGSNLYDLEQLDLSSNRLNDSIPEDLGNLSSLVGTLNLSYNRLSGPIPRALGKLPLTVSLDVRNNNLTGPIPQDGSLANQGPTAFVNNPGLCGFPLKTVCQNPVPTSPSPANLPSPQGRSDQRETSTGRKGLTTGVIIAISVGDAVGIALVGMLFVYLYWKTRICQIKWCSCTGKNKLGGGGASQCFCGNRESSDTASEKGDQGDLIPIDKAFSFELDELLRASAYVLGKSGLGIVYKVVLGSGVPVAVRRLGEGGAQRFKEFEAEVQAIGRIRHPNIVKLRAYYWAADEKLLIYDFIPNGSLATALHGKSGHTATPLPWAVRLKIIKGIAQGLAHLHECSPRKYVHGDIKPTNVLLDGNMQPQISDFGLGRLINIAGSGVAPQLPGGILAGALPSGKTSVAARGSSFPGGVVRSAADWPASGGSSHSFVSNYQAPEASTAGHKPTQKWDVYSFGVVLLEVLTGRSPAFQLASFDMDLVTWVRKAFEEEHPLSEIVDPTLLQEVYAKKEVLAVFHIALACVEIDPDLRPRMKNVSESLDRIGATS; via the exons ATGAGGCTCTGGTTGGTGTGGATAGTCCTGGAACTGTGGTTTTTTTGGGGTGTTTGGTCTTTGAATTCTGATGGGCTTTCCCTTTTGGCATTCAAAGCTGCGATGAATTCAGACCCAATGCATGCTTTCATTGATTGGAACGAGAACGACGCCATACCTTGCAATTGGACAGGAGTGTCTTGCATGACACTGGTTGGAAGTTCGGATCCTAGAGTTGTAGGGCTCACTGTTACAGCTAAGGGCTTGGAAGGGTACATCCCTTCTGAGTTAGGAGCTCTGGAATTTCTTCGCCGCTTGAATCTTCATGGCAATAGGCTAAACGGTGCAATACCGATTCAGTTGTTCAATGCTTCAGCACTTCATAgcatttttctttatgaaaataATCTGACAGGACCTATTCCTGTTGAGGTTACTAGATTACCCAGATTGCAGAACTTGGACCTCTCAAGCAATTCCCTCAGTGGACCTATCCCTAAAGATTTCACTAATTGTAAACAGCTGCAGAGGTTGCTGTTACAGAATAATTTCTTCACTGGGCCAATCCCAGCTGGGCTTGGATCAAACCTCTATGATTTAGAGCAGCTGGATCTCTCTTCCAATCGTCTGAACGACTCAATACCTGAGGACCTTGGTAACCTTTCTTCCTTGGTGGGTACTCTCAATCTCTCCTATAACAGGCTTTCAGGTCCAATTCCTCGAGCACTGGGTAAGTTGCCTCTTACTGTCAGTTTGGACGTAAGGAACAATAATCTCACCGGGCCTATTCCACAAGATGGATCTCTTGCAAACCAAGGACCCACTGCGTTTGTTAACAATCCAGGCCTATGTGGATTCCCCTTGAAGACTGTTTGTCAAAATCCTGTACCTACGTCCCCTTCTCCTGCCAATCTTCCTTCACCACAGGGGCGTAGCGATCAACGAGAAACATCCACAGGAAGAAAAGGGCTCACGACTGGTGTGATCATTGCAATATCGGTGGGAGATGCTGTCGGTATTGCTTTGGTTGGCATGCTCTTTGTTTATTTGTATTGGAAAACTAGAATATGCCAAATCAAATGGTGCAGCTGTACAGGAAAGAATAAgttaggaggaggaggagcttcTCAGTGCTTTTGTGGTAATAGAGAGTCGTCTGATACAGCCTCAGAAAAGGGAGACCAAGGAGATCTTATTCCAATTGACAAAGCTTTCAGCTTTGAACTGGATGAATTGCTTAGAGCTTCTGCCTATGTCTTGGGAAAGAGTGGGCTGGGAATTGTTTATAAAGTGGTGCTTGGAAGTGGGGTTCCAGTTGCAGTGAGGAGATTAGGTGAGGGAGGTGCTcagagattcaaagaatttgaggcTGAAGTTCAAGCCATTGGGCGGATTCGGCATCCAAATATAGTGAAACTTAGAGCATATTATTGGGCAGCCGATGAGAAGCTGTTGATCTATGACTTCATCCCAAATGGAAGCCTAGCAACTGCATTACATG GTAAATCGGGCCATACTGCCACACCTCTGCCATGGGCAGTTAGGCTTAAAATAATCAAAGGAATAGCACAAGGTCTGGCCCATCTCCATGAGTGCAGTCCTCGTAAATATGTGCATGGAGATATTAAGCCCACTAATGTTCTGTTAGATGGCAATATGCAACCACAAATCTCCGATTTTGGTTTGGGTCGTCTAATTAACATTGCAGGCAGTGGAGTTGCACCTCAGCTACCTGGAGGAATTCTCGCAGGAGCTCTTCCATCAGGTAAAACCTCAGTTGCTGCTCGTGGAAGCTCTTTCCCAGGAGGAGTTGTAAGATCAGCAGCAGATTGGCCAGCTAGTGGTGGGAGCTCACATTCCTTCGTGAGCAATTATCAAGCCCCAGAGGCCTCCACTGCTGGCCACAAGCCAACACAAAAATGGGATGTTTATTCCTTTGGAGTTGTTCTTCTGGAGGTGCTTACAGGCCGATCACCAGCTTTCCAACTTGCATCCTTTGACATGGATTTGGTCACTTGGGTTAGAAAGGCATTCGAAGAGGAGCACCCACTATCAGAAATTGTAGATCCAACTCTCCTGCAAGAAGTATATGCCAAGAAAGAAGTACTTGCTGTCTTCCATATTGCTCTTGCTTGTGTAGAAATTGACCCTGATTTGCGACCCAGGATGAAGAACGTGTCTGAATCCCTTGACAGGATAGGAGCTACATCATAA